One Primulina eburnea isolate SZY01 unplaced genomic scaffold, ASM2296580v1 ctg973_ERROPOS1174311, whole genome shotgun sequence genomic region harbors:
- the LOC140822631 gene encoding uncharacterized protein gives MRSAHSPPSVQHTPRAHASHDVSGTRPGDLNRSNSSTNSPMHTGPRVHFGFNPSRRPSPLEHRFERRLSALEDSVTSMHAKIAAEFLETRTFMRSINQAVADMKSSLNLGLDELRLGSTQLRADFAEMRPNIPVHHERDFSIAYSRGRKRKASEADFGVDDNLAREIGSTSQTPRIFEPNLEVITEESSEDIQVTPASRKSGGETTTSRGVADNLGREIGSSSQTQQRFEPNLEGIQEEFAEDGGVRPLAETVTLKVNYSLARVRASMLDRSPSRIRGFYGEYEQSFYGPMAIANSRVTILHFHEALRGLLEMQIRHPEVMSADDSLMDYNFCDAISILAEDIDFKLDLSRLLCIVKGSDPKWPCLSWEKARRILIPVYRDQRWFLLKLVTGVNKCIIYDLQRRHDPKFKDLNEEIEPILINAAHLLSTVGKNPHPERPWNIKLHDEFHANIIHEDSGAFALAVAGYSLSAKSAQVVPTLDDRLVSEFRYFLCCNMFLNDCLSTKEKSWSTIKLMVDHDHQTLRPSPFSLTVDHEANSRPQLDGRPKRNHGRP, from the exons ATGCGTTCCGCACATTCACCTCCCTCTGTCCAGCACACACCTCGTGCACATGCTTCTCATGACGTTTCTGGCACCCGTCCTGGTGATCTCAATAGATCCAACTCTAGTACCAATTCTCCGATGCATACGGGTCCTAGAGTCCACTTTGGATTCAATCCTTCCCGCCGCCCATCACCCTTGGAGCATCGTTTCGAGCGGCGATTGAGTGCGTTGGAGGATTCCGTTACGTCCATGCATGCGAAGATTGCAGCCGAATTTCTTGAGACCAGAACGTTTATGAGGAGTATAAATCAAGCTGTAGCTGACATGAAATCGAGTTTAAATCTTGGTCTCGATGAGTTGAGATTGGGTTCGACTCAGCTTAGAGCTGATTTTGCTGAGATGAGGCCTAACATCCCAGTGCATCATGAAAGAGATTTCAGCATAGCCTATAGCAGAGGGCGGAAGAGGAAAGCATCTGAAGCAGATTTCG GTGTGGATGATAATTTGGCCAGGGAAATTGGCAGTACTAGCCAAACACCACGTATATTTGAGCCTAACCTTGAGGTCATTACAGAGGAGTCCTCAGAAG ATATTCAAGTTACTCCTGCTTCGCGTAAGTCAGGTGGCGAGACGACCACTTCGAGAG GTGTGGCTGACAATTTGGGCAGAGAAATTGGCAGTAGTAGCCAAACCCAACAGAGATTTGAGCCTAACCTTGAAGGCATTCAAGAGGAGTTCGCAGAAG ATGGCGGGGTGAGGCCACTTGCGGAGACTGTGACACTAAAGGTTAACTACTCGCTTGCGCGAGTTAGGGCATCGATGCTCGACCGTTCGCCTAGTAGGATTCGAGGTTTTTACGGCGAATATGAGCAGTCATTCTACGGGCCCATGGCGATCGCAAACTCGCGTGTCACTATCTTA CACTTCCATGAAGCCCTCCGTGGATTGCTTGAGATGCAGATCCGACATCCTGAAGTGATGTCGGCAGATGATTCGTTGATGGACTATAATTTCTGCGATGCGATCTCAATTTTGGCCGAAGATATCGATTTCAAATTAGATCTTTCACGGCTATTGTGCATAGTCAAAGGTAGTGATCCAAAATGGCCGTGTCTCTCGTGGGAAAAGGCACGAAGAATTCTCATCCCTGTCTACAGAGATCAACGCTGGTTTTTGCTAAAACTCGTGACAGGGGTGAATAAGTGCATCATATATGACTTGCAGCGAAGGCACGATCCCAAATTCAAAGATCTGAATGAAGAAATAGAGCCTATACTTATAAACGCTGCTCATCTGCTATCTACTGTCGGGAAAAACCCACACCCGGAGAGGCCATGGAATATAAAACTACATGATGAATTCCATGCCAATATTATACA TGAAGATTCTGGAGCATTTGCCTTAGCCGTGGCTGGATACTCTTTGTCTGCCAAGAGTGCGCAAGTAGTACCAACTTTAGATGATAGATTAGTATCTGAGTTTAGATATTTTTTATGTTGTAATATGTTTCTTAATGATTG CCTGTCGACCAAAGAGAAATCATGGTCGACCATCAAGCTAATGGTCGATCATGACCATCAAACACTAAGGCCATCACCCTTCAGCTTGACGGTCGACCATGAAGCTAATAGTCGACCCCAGCTTGACGGTCGACCAAAGAGAAATCATGGTCGACCATGA